In one Bacteroidota bacterium genomic region, the following are encoded:
- a CDS encoding isoaspartyl peptidase/L-asparaginase, with translation MSTFSLAIHGGAGTITRNSLTAEKEQHYRDALLEALVAGESILKSGGSALDAVMQAVMSLEDCPLFNAGRGSVFTATGQHEMDASIMRGDTLDAGAVAGVKGIKNPVVLARAVMEQSEHVMLSGLGAETFAKETGITFESEKYFYTEQRFQQLQEAIRGGKVQLDHTLSENKKFGTVGAVAKDQQGNLAAATSTGGMTNKKFNRIGDSPIIGAGTYANNKTCAVSCTGHGEYFIRAVVAYDISCLMEYKGLSLEEACRMVVQDKLVKIGGEGGLIAVDYSGNISLPFNSEGMYRGWLTEKDRPQTAIYKE, from the coding sequence ATGTCAACATTCAGTCTTGCTATACATGGAGGCGCGGGAACAATAACAAGGAATTCACTCACTGCTGAAAAGGAACAACACTACCGTGATGCACTGTTGGAAGCGTTGGTTGCAGGTGAATCAATACTGAAATCAGGAGGTTCGGCGCTGGATGCTGTGATGCAGGCCGTGATGAGTTTAGAAGATTGTCCGTTGTTCAATGCAGGGCGCGGATCTGTTTTTACAGCAACAGGTCAACACGAGATGGATGCATCGATTATGCGGGGAGATACTTTAGATGCAGGTGCAGTAGCAGGTGTAAAAGGAATTAAGAATCCGGTAGTATTAGCCCGTGCCGTAATGGAGCAATCAGAACATGTGATGCTTTCCGGTTTGGGAGCTGAAACCTTTGCGAAAGAAACAGGAATTACATTTGAATCGGAAAAATATTTCTATACCGAACAACGGTTTCAGCAATTACAGGAAGCCATTCGGGGAGGAAAAGTTCAACTCGATCATACGCTATCTGAAAATAAAAAATTCGGAACGGTGGGCGCAGTGGCAAAAGATCAGCAGGGAAATCTTGCAGCAGCGACCAGTACCGGTGGAATGACCAATAAAAAATTCAACCGGATTGGAGATAGTCCGATTATCGGTGCCGGAACTTATGCCAATAACAAAACCTGCGCTGTAAGTTGTACAGGACATGGCGAATATTTCATACGTGCCGTAGTCGCTTACGATATCTCCTGCCTGATGGAATACAAAGGTCTTTCACTCGAAGAAGCTTGCCGCATGGTGGTGCAGGATAAGCTGGTAAAAATCGGAGGCGAAGGAGGATTGATTGCCGTTGATTATTCAGGAAATATTTCACTTCCATTTAATTCGGAAGGCATGTACAGAGGGTGGTTGACTGAAAAAGATAGGCCTCAAACCGCCATTTACAAGGAGTAA
- a CDS encoding YggS family pyridoxal phosphate-dependent enzyme: protein MAFNQKVFEKIKKDLEPYKAKLVAVSKKKPASDILEAIQAGQFNFGENYVQELCDKREEVKSKGRWHFIGHLQSNKVKNIAPFIHLIQSVDSVKLLNEINKEARKSDRIIDCLLQVHIAAEETKFGFNEQEAEALMLYPELSEMENIRIRGLMGMASLTNDEEQIKKEFTSLHYLFTNCRLMSMDPEGFDTLSMGMSSDYKIALDCGSNMIRIGSMLFGERDVR from the coding sequence ATGGCGTTCAATCAAAAGGTATTTGAAAAAATAAAGAAAGACCTGGAGCCCTACAAGGCCAAACTGGTTGCAGTATCAAAGAAAAAACCGGCATCAGATATTCTGGAAGCTATTCAGGCGGGGCAATTTAATTTCGGTGAAAATTATGTGCAGGAACTTTGTGATAAAAGAGAAGAAGTAAAATCCAAAGGACGATGGCATTTTATCGGACATCTTCAAAGTAATAAAGTAAAAAATATTGCACCTTTTATTCACCTCATTCAAAGTGTGGACAGTGTTAAATTATTAAATGAAATCAACAAAGAAGCCCGCAAATCAGATCGCATCATCGATTGCCTCCTGCAGGTACATATCGCAGCTGAAGAAACAAAATTTGGTTTCAATGAACAGGAAGCCGAAGCCTTAATGCTCTATCCGGAGTTAAGTGAAATGGAAAATATTCGCATTCGTGGATTAATGGGAATGGCTTCCCTAACAAACGATGAAGAGCAGATAAAAAAAGAGTTTACAAGTCTGCATTATTTATTCACCAATTGCCGCTTGATGTCCATGGATCCCGAAGGCTTTGATACCTTGTCGATGGGAATGAGCAGTGATTATAAAATTGCTTTGGATTGCGGAAGTAATATGATCAGGATTGGCAGTATGTTGTTTGGGGAGAGGGATGTACGTTGA
- a CDS encoding alpha/beta hydrolase, with protein sequence MRTKPSILLLHGALGAASQFDKLEGLLSSEFDVHRYDFTGHGGKAFAEHPLTMPILAEHLLDHISEFHLIGTSVFGYSMGGYAALWLEKNKTGCFSSIMTLGTKFNWNTELAEKESKLIHPDILESKSPHFIDTLKKRHSPNDWKKISTETSHLLLHLGKHPLLHSDFENIDCPVRLAVGDRDMMVDLEETANVYSSLPNASLLVMPETPHLLEKVNHNYLAEEIIRFNSKYGVQSKGI encoded by the coding sequence ATGAGAACCAAACCTTCGATTTTACTTCTCCACGGTGCATTAGGTGCCGCATCGCAGTTTGATAAACTGGAAGGTCTTCTATCCTCTGAGTTCGATGTTCATCGCTATGACTTTACGGGGCACGGAGGAAAAGCATTTGCTGAACATCCGCTTACAATGCCCATCCTCGCAGAACATTTGCTCGATCATATCAGTGAATTTCATTTGATCGGAACTTCCGTTTTCGGTTACAGTATGGGAGGATATGCTGCACTATGGCTGGAAAAAAACAAAACCGGTTGCTTTTCATCCATCATGACTTTAGGAACTAAATTTAACTGGAATACGGAGCTTGCTGAAAAAGAGTCTAAACTCATCCACCCGGATATTCTCGAAAGCAAGTCGCCACATTTCATCGATACATTAAAGAAACGCCATTCCCCTAACGATTGGAAAAAAATATCGACGGAAACTTCACATCTCCTCCTGCATCTGGGCAAGCATCCCCTCCTCCATTCCGACTTTGAAAATATAGATTGTCCGGTGCGACTAGCGGTAGGTGACAGAGATATGATGGTTGATCTTGAAGAAACTGCAAATGTATATTCCTCCTTACCCAATGCTTCCCTTCTGGTGATGCCGGAAACACCACATCTACTTGAAAAAGTAAATCACAACTACCTCGCAGAAGAAATTATCAGATTCAATTCGAAATATGGCGTTCAATCAAAAGGTATTTGA
- the serC gene encoding 3-phosphoserine/phosphohydroxythreonine transaminase — MKKHNFGAGPGILPASAIQKSAAAVLDLNNIGLSILEISHRSKDFEPVLQNTKALVKELLGVPDNYSILFLQGGASTQFAMVPMNLLHKKAAYVDSGVWANKALKEAKLFGEVNVIASSKDKNYNYVPKNYAIPTDCDYLHVTSNNTIYGTQMKHFPDSPIPVVCDMSSDIFSRPVDVSKFDLIYAGAQKNMGPAGVTLVIIKNDILKEVQRVVPTMLKYATHIEGDSMYNTPPVYSIYVCMATLEWLKSIGGVPAIEKINQAKADLFYGEVDANPLFTGTCEKEDRSHMNACFLLKNPELDDDFMKMTKEAGIIGIKGHRSVGGFRASMYNALPLESVRVLTQVMKEFALKTA; from the coding sequence ATGAAAAAACACAATTTCGGAGCAGGTCCCGGCATTTTACCGGCATCAGCTATACAAAAATCAGCCGCTGCAGTTCTGGACTTGAATAATATCGGACTTTCCATTCTGGAAATTTCACATCGCAGCAAGGACTTTGAACCGGTCTTGCAAAACACAAAAGCTCTGGTGAAGGAATTATTGGGTGTACCGGATAATTATTCGATTCTATTTCTCCAAGGTGGTGCCAGTACTCAATTCGCCATGGTACCGATGAATCTCCTGCATAAAAAAGCGGCCTATGTCGACTCAGGCGTTTGGGCCAATAAAGCTTTAAAAGAAGCGAAATTATTCGGAGAAGTAAATGTGATTGCTTCCTCTAAAGATAAAAACTACAACTACGTTCCAAAAAACTATGCAATTCCGACAGATTGTGACTATCTGCATGTCACTTCCAACAATACGATTTACGGGACGCAGATGAAACATTTTCCGGATAGTCCGATTCCCGTAGTTTGTGATATGTCGAGTGATATTTTCAGTCGCCCGGTTGATGTTTCAAAATTTGATTTGATTTATGCCGGTGCGCAGAAGAATATGGGCCCGGCAGGAGTAACGCTCGTGATCATCAAAAATGACATTCTCAAAGAAGTCCAACGGGTTGTTCCAACGATGCTGAAATATGCGACACATATCGAAGGCGACTCCATGTACAATACACCTCCTGTATATTCCATTTATGTGTGTATGGCAACGCTCGAATGGTTGAAATCCATCGGAGGTGTACCGGCTATTGAGAAAATTAATCAGGCGAAAGCAGATTTGTTTTATGGAGAAGTAGATGCCAATCCATTATTCACCGGCACCTGCGAGAAGGAAGACCGATCGCATATGAATGCCTGCTTCCTGCTTAAAAACCCTGAGCTCGACGACGATTTCATGAAGATGACAAAGGAAGCCGGAATCATTGGTATCAAAGGCCACCGTTCTGTCGGAGGATTCCGTGCCTCGATGTACAATGCATTGCCGCTTGAAAGTGTACGGGTACTCACACAAGTGATGAAAGAATTTGCATTAAAAACCGCATAG